In Marinobacter sp. LQ44, the following are encoded in one genomic region:
- the nosP gene encoding nitric oxide-sensing protein NosP has protein sequence MTPVRQLPAVRVASSSVRKPELAAAELAEQLVHDNLGCVLFFCSVEYDLQTLGPALQRAFSGVRVHGCTSAGEITEQGYDRGCISAIGFDARYFAIDCALIRQLDRFTLQDAQGVIDQMLATCRDANLAPVKGNTFAITLLDGLSSREELVLATLNAALGTIPQFGGSAGDDERLADTHVYYDGEFHCGAATVMLVNTPLDFRVFSTHHMEPLDEKLVVTRACPQSRTVYELNAEPAADVYARMVGVSPEQLDRKVFALRPLGVRVGGNYFVRSIQRVNPDRSLTFYCAVETGIVMTAMAPGSLLDSVRTQIEASERVVGTPLVTLGCDCFLRRLEAELTGQSDAVSEFLKAHRVVGFNTYGEQFNGMHINQTFTGVVIGRPEFIT, from the coding sequence ATGACGCCAGTCAGGCAGTTACCCGCAGTGCGAGTCGCCAGTTCCAGCGTCCGCAAGCCAGAGCTGGCCGCCGCTGAACTTGCCGAACAGCTTGTGCACGACAACCTGGGTTGCGTGCTGTTTTTCTGCTCTGTTGAGTATGACCTGCAGACACTGGGTCCCGCTCTGCAGAGAGCTTTCTCTGGTGTGCGCGTACACGGTTGCACCTCGGCCGGTGAAATTACCGAGCAGGGATACGACCGGGGCTGCATCAGCGCTATCGGTTTTGATGCCCGCTACTTCGCTATCGATTGTGCTTTGATTCGGCAGCTGGACCGATTCACCTTGCAGGACGCCCAGGGTGTCATTGACCAGATGCTGGCCACCTGCCGGGATGCCAACCTGGCGCCGGTCAAGGGTAATACTTTCGCCATTACCTTGCTGGACGGGCTTTCCAGTCGGGAAGAGTTGGTGCTGGCGACCCTCAATGCAGCTTTGGGCACCATCCCTCAGTTTGGCGGTTCCGCGGGGGATGATGAACGCCTGGCCGATACCCACGTTTATTACGATGGTGAATTTCACTGCGGGGCGGCCACCGTCATGCTGGTGAATACACCGCTGGATTTTCGCGTGTTTTCCACCCACCACATGGAGCCGCTGGATGAAAAGCTGGTGGTTACCCGGGCCTGCCCGCAAAGCAGAACCGTCTATGAGTTGAATGCAGAGCCTGCGGCCGACGTTTATGCGCGGATGGTCGGGGTGTCGCCGGAGCAACTGGACCGCAAGGTGTTTGCCCTGCGGCCCCTAGGCGTTCGAGTGGGCGGGAACTATTTCGTTCGCTCTATCCAGAGAGTCAATCCTGATCGCAGTCTCACGTTCTATTGCGCAGTGGAGACTGGCATTGTGATGACCGCCATGGCGCCGGGTTCGCTCCTGGACAGTGTACGAACCCAGATTGAAGCCTCCGAGCGGGTGGTCGGCACACCGCTGGTGACACTGGGGTGCGACTGCTTTTTACGGCGGCTCGAAGCAGAGCTGACCGGCCAAAGTGACGCGGTTTCCGAATTTCTTAAAGCGCACCGTGTGGTGGGATTTAACACCTACGGGGAGCAATTCAACGGTATGCACATCAATCAGACCTTTACGGGGGTGGTCATTGGCCGGCCTGAGTTCATTACCTGA
- a CDS encoding porin, translating to MKNNNFRKSGLAIAMMAAMGASAGANAAIELYNEDGTSFSVDGYFNAFYVNRDDKVADVRNSDVKMGFLPNTIGFNFSKEMGDLTLGGRSSFWSTINDSLDSPTDTAIDVRQLYATVDGSFGQVLIGKDFGLYARSNIFLDEILMGFGSPGAATGVSFGNIRTGYPYPNPSAQITYRTPDMGGLNVAAGIFEPANTTPGAQSEQSAPRFEAEVTYSADLNGVALTGWVNGRHQSSENATTKIDSQGVGYGVKAAVAGLSLTASGFTSKGDVPLLIADGALASEEDADGYLVQASYTLGANRFVLSYGETDSDQGNFETENTSVAVFHDVNSNFKLVAEYNMFEQETKSTGVKAADANTLALGAVVMF from the coding sequence ATGAAAAACAACAACTTCAGAAAGTCAGGGTTGGCCATTGCCATGATGGCGGCCATGGGAGCCAGTGCCGGAGCCAATGCAGCCATTGAACTGTACAACGAGGACGGCACCAGCTTTTCGGTGGATGGCTACTTCAATGCGTTTTACGTGAACCGTGATGACAAAGTTGCTGACGTGCGCAATTCCGACGTCAAGATGGGTTTTTTGCCGAACACCATCGGCTTCAATTTCAGTAAGGAGATGGGCGACCTGACACTGGGTGGCCGTTCATCGTTCTGGAGCACCATCAACGACAGCCTGGATTCGCCGACCGACACCGCAATCGATGTGCGTCAACTTTATGCAACGGTGGATGGCAGTTTTGGTCAGGTCCTGATTGGTAAAGACTTTGGCCTGTACGCCCGTTCAAATATCTTCCTGGATGAGATCCTGATGGGTTTTGGTTCTCCGGGTGCAGCCACAGGCGTGTCTTTCGGCAATATCCGCACTGGTTATCCTTACCCGAACCCTTCCGCCCAGATCACCTATCGCACACCGGACATGGGTGGCCTGAACGTTGCAGCGGGTATTTTTGAGCCTGCCAACACCACGCCGGGCGCCCAGTCTGAGCAGTCTGCCCCGCGTTTTGAGGCGGAAGTCACCTACAGCGCGGACCTGAACGGCGTGGCCTTGACGGGTTGGGTGAACGGTCGTCATCAGAGCTCCGAAAACGCCACTACCAAGATCGACAGTCAGGGCGTTGGCTATGGTGTGAAAGCGGCTGTGGCCGGTCTGTCCCTGACGGCTTCAGGCTTCACTTCAAAAGGCGATGTGCCGCTTCTGATTGCGGATGGGGCTCTGGCCTCTGAAGAAGACGCCGATGGCTACCTGGTTCAGGCTTCCTACACCCTGGGGGCGAACCGCTTTGTGCTGTCTTACGGTGAAACCGATTCCGATCAGGGCAATTTCGAGACCGAGAACACCTCTGTGGCCGTGTTCCATGACGTCAACAGCAACTTCAAGCTGGTGGCCGAATACAACATGTTCGAGCAGGAAACCAAGTCTACCGGTGTGAAAGCCGCAGACGCCAACACTCTGGCACTGGGTGCCGTTGTGATGTTCTGA
- a CDS encoding WS/DGAT domain-containing protein, whose translation MLPSDSAWLALERPENPMTITIMLRVDGLTAGRFREFLEVYWTAWERFLCRPVWKAPAWYWQKDPTFSVSHHLDVVIDRFDQHQLQDWVSARLNEPLPRYRPGWKFWLAPNAQDGAALLLRLHHCYADGLSLLGIFSTLCPPSPRQYPAIYGAAELPQLERWTTYARQWLGNMAAQAGQVSGAIPDDGPTKGAGHAGRALEASARMVHELSEFLVEPADTPSELRRPLLGRRSCRWSEPLALDRFRAVASATHTTINDVLLACVAAAVRPRLGMSPEQLDDAVMHAAVPVDIRSRMPEGVRPEDGEPGNCFGTVFVPMPVDGASALERLFRIKHETRKLKKSWQPGIAWGLTASAALLPEVGRKPLADLFFRKASAVVSNVPGTPETRYLAGCAITEQMFWVPQAGDIGLGVSIVSYAGQVQFGVVADEAILANPHEFLDDCLSELDQFPGGLST comes from the coding sequence ATGCTGCCTTCGGATTCGGCCTGGCTGGCTTTGGAACGGCCGGAAAACCCCATGACCATTACCATTATGCTCCGGGTTGACGGCTTGACGGCCGGCCGGTTCCGGGAATTTCTGGAGGTGTACTGGACCGCCTGGGAGCGTTTTCTCTGCCGCCCGGTCTGGAAAGCGCCGGCCTGGTACTGGCAGAAAGACCCCACGTTTTCCGTCTCCCATCACCTTGATGTGGTGATAGACCGGTTTGATCAGCATCAGTTGCAGGACTGGGTGTCGGCGCGGCTGAACGAGCCGCTGCCGCGGTATCGCCCGGGCTGGAAGTTCTGGCTGGCGCCCAACGCCCAGGATGGTGCGGCCTTGCTGCTGCGCCTGCATCATTGTTACGCCGACGGCCTGTCCCTGCTGGGCATTTTCTCAACACTATGCCCGCCGTCGCCCCGGCAGTACCCGGCCATCTATGGCGCCGCCGAGTTGCCGCAGCTGGAACGGTGGACAACCTACGCCAGGCAATGGCTGGGAAATATGGCTGCCCAGGCAGGCCAGGTTTCCGGCGCGATACCGGATGATGGCCCCACCAAAGGGGCGGGGCACGCCGGGCGGGCACTGGAGGCCAGTGCCCGAATGGTGCATGAGCTCAGCGAGTTTCTGGTGGAACCGGCCGATACGCCCTCTGAGTTGCGGCGGCCATTGCTGGGCCGGCGTAGCTGTCGGTGGTCTGAACCGTTGGCGCTTGACCGTTTTCGTGCAGTCGCATCGGCCACTCATACTACGATCAACGATGTGTTACTGGCCTGTGTGGCGGCTGCTGTGCGCCCACGGCTGGGGATGTCACCAGAACAGTTGGACGATGCGGTCATGCATGCGGCTGTGCCCGTGGATATCCGGTCCCGGATGCCGGAGGGGGTTCGGCCGGAGGACGGCGAGCCCGGCAACTGCTTTGGCACGGTGTTCGTGCCCATGCCGGTGGATGGTGCCAGTGCCCTGGAACGGCTGTTCCGCATCAAGCATGAAACCCGCAAGCTCAAGAAGAGCTGGCAGCCGGGTATTGCCTGGGGGCTGACGGCCAGCGCCGCGCTGTTGCCGGAGGTGGGGCGCAAACCACTGGCTGACCTGTTTTTCCGCAAGGCCTCTGCGGTGGTGTCCAATGTACCTGGTACGCCGGAGACCCGTTACCTGGCCGGTTGTGCCATCACCGAACAGATGTTCTGGGTGCCCCAGGCCGGCGATATCGGGTTGGGTGTGAGTATTGTCAGTTACGCCGGTCAGGTGCAGTTTGGTGTGGTGGCGGACGAGGCCATTCTGGCCAACCCCCATGAGTTTCTTGATGACTGCTTGTCTGAACTGGACCAGTTCCCGGGTGGTCTTTCCACGTAG
- a CDS encoding alpha/beta hydrolase, translating to MKASHVRKLIKPIESAYSEMFSGRVYRVGKGAVSVRNHSGAAEHTVIGVHGFLENHCYFTQAYDGPTTELILLTCSNYHIPVNGVTPENPGWEVPIKHLEGTIEYDACVLNQALQNLPSTRNIRIHGHSRGGAVILEAIKQWPELYEDVEIVLEAPVLPQGKLHALVTTLLEPVSHGMWPWLIRLINSAPQSAYGQTFFGKMNPRKRQLLNKLFYATKDHLTIVRNIENIMEWMVRTDTSVYQHVRHGTFLIPATDRILDRNAMLASARTSPTNMRIIETEAPSHFITLDSKEWVPGLETLPVAAEG from the coding sequence ATGAAAGCCAGTCATGTTCGCAAACTGATCAAGCCTATCGAGAGCGCCTATTCAGAAATGTTCTCAGGCCGGGTTTACCGTGTTGGTAAAGGCGCCGTATCGGTGCGGAATCATAGCGGCGCTGCGGAACATACCGTCATCGGCGTCCACGGCTTTCTGGAAAATCACTGTTACTTCACCCAGGCCTATGACGGCCCGACCACCGAACTGATTCTTCTCACCTGCAGCAACTACCATATTCCGGTAAACGGTGTCACGCCGGAGAACCCGGGCTGGGAAGTGCCCATCAAACACCTGGAAGGTACCATTGAGTATGATGCCTGTGTTCTGAATCAGGCACTGCAAAACCTGCCCAGCACCCGCAATATCCGGATCCACGGCCACTCCAGGGGTGGTGCGGTGATTCTTGAAGCCATCAAGCAGTGGCCAGAGCTGTACGAAGATGTCGAAATTGTGCTGGAAGCGCCAGTGCTGCCCCAGGGCAAACTGCACGCCCTGGTGACCACCCTGCTGGAGCCGGTCAGCCACGGCATGTGGCCCTGGCTGATCCGTCTGATCAACAGCGCGCCGCAATCCGCCTATGGCCAGACATTCTTTGGCAAGATGAACCCGAGAAAACGGCAGCTGCTGAACAAATTGTTCTATGCCACCAAGGATCATCTGACCATCGTGCGCAACATTGAAAATATCATGGAGTGGATGGTCCGCACAGACACCTCGGTGTACCAGCATGTGCGCCATGGCACGTTCCTGATACCTGCGACGGATCGCATCCTGGATCGCAATGCCATGCTGGCCAGTGCCCGTACCAGCCCGACCAACATGCGCATCATCGAAACCGAAGCCCCCAGCCACTTCATCACGCTGGACAGCAAGGAATGGGTACCCGGTCTGGAAACTCTGCCTGTTGCCGCCGAGGGCTGA
- a CDS encoding FFLEELY motif protein produces MYRERLVTTDVNSENAHRLKRLLLEYHDFRQLKSAHPLLEDTRRIADWQAERLKATHQDLYQNPGYHTGLEFLLTDLYAPAGMTQRDDNIDRVFPKMVKWLPDHLLGTFAGLVELNLVTQSLDLELAQWFDRHNLSTNSITTSDYCDAYRASGQLSIRSRQLELVADTGQQLDRYVRNRTLGWLLSMSRGPAEMAELGDLHSFLHRGYSAFRKMEDVDVLIERLIGRERQVMENILAGHPEPFSVPGNL; encoded by the coding sequence ATGTATCGTGAGCGCCTGGTCACAACGGACGTGAATTCAGAAAACGCCCACCGGCTTAAACGCCTGCTACTGGAATACCACGACTTTCGCCAGCTCAAGTCAGCCCACCCCCTGCTGGAAGACACCCGCCGCATCGCCGACTGGCAAGCGGAACGGCTGAAAGCCACGCACCAGGACCTTTACCAGAACCCCGGCTATCACACTGGCCTGGAATTCTTGCTGACAGACCTTTACGCCCCTGCTGGCATGACCCAACGGGACGATAACATCGACCGGGTCTTCCCGAAGATGGTGAAGTGGCTACCAGACCACCTCTTGGGCACCTTTGCCGGGCTGGTTGAACTGAACCTGGTCACCCAGAGCCTGGATCTTGAACTGGCACAATGGTTTGACCGGCACAACCTGAGTACCAACTCAATCACCACCAGCGACTATTGCGACGCTTATCGGGCCAGCGGCCAGTTGAGCATCCGCAGCCGGCAACTGGAACTGGTGGCCGACACTGGCCAGCAGTTGGACCGCTACGTGCGCAACCGCACCCTGGGCTGGCTGCTGTCGATGAGCCGGGGGCCGGCGGAAATGGCCGAGCTGGGCGATCTGCACAGTTTCCTGCACCGGGGCTACAGCGCATTCCGGAAGATGGAGGATGTCGACGTGCTGATTGAACGGCTGATCGGCCGGGAAAGACAGGTGATGGAGAACATTCTGGCCGGCCACCCGGAACCCTTCTCGGTACCGGGCAACCTGTAA
- a CDS encoding polyhydroxyalkanoic acid system family protein, whose translation MSVIDIHRAHSLDKAHAREAAETLAKDLSKQFDVNYQWEGDLLTFKRSGVKGHLNLSDSDLHIRLELGLMLRPFKSRIEQEIHSQLDQILTA comes from the coding sequence ATGTCTGTCATTGATATTCATCGCGCCCACTCCCTGGACAAAGCCCACGCCCGTGAAGCGGCAGAAACCCTGGCGAAAGATCTGTCGAAGCAGTTCGACGTCAATTACCAGTGGGAGGGCGACCTGCTCACGTTCAAGCGCAGTGGGGTGAAAGGCCACCTGAACCTCTCTGACAGTGATTTGCACATCCGCCTGGAACTGGGGCTGATGCTGCGCCCGTTCAAATCCCGTATCGAGCAGGAAATTCACTCGCAACTGGACCAGATTCTCACAGCCTGA
- the ubiE gene encoding bifunctional demethylmenaquinone methyltransferase/2-methoxy-6-polyprenyl-1,4-benzoquinol methylase UbiE, whose product MSEQQTPGTPGNGQDDVTHFGFRNVPKSQKASQVAEVFHSVAGKYDLMNDLMSMGIHRLWKRFTIELSGVRQGHQVLDIAGGTGDLTMKFSDLVGPTGKVVLADINASMLQVGRSRLTDRGCAGNIEYVQADAEHLPFPDNSFQAVSIAFGLRNVTDKDQALRDMARVLKPGGKLMVLEFSKPTNPLLSKAYDTYSFTALPLMGQLIAGDSESYKYLAESIRMHPDQDTLKGMMEQAGLVNCKYYNMTGGIVALHVGIKP is encoded by the coding sequence ATGAGCGAGCAGCAAACACCGGGCACCCCCGGCAACGGCCAGGACGACGTAACCCACTTCGGGTTCCGCAATGTACCCAAGAGCCAGAAAGCCAGCCAGGTGGCCGAGGTTTTCCACAGCGTGGCCGGCAAATACGACCTCATGAACGATTTGATGTCCATGGGCATCCACCGGCTTTGGAAGCGTTTCACCATTGAGCTCAGCGGTGTTCGCCAGGGCCATCAGGTACTGGATATTGCCGGTGGCACCGGCGATCTGACCATGAAATTTTCTGACCTGGTCGGCCCCACCGGCAAGGTGGTGCTGGCCGACATCAATGCCTCCATGCTGCAGGTGGGCCGCAGCCGGCTGACAGACCGGGGCTGCGCAGGCAACATCGAGTATGTGCAGGCCGATGCCGAGCACCTGCCGTTCCCGGACAACAGCTTCCAGGCCGTGTCCATTGCCTTCGGCCTTCGTAACGTCACCGACAAGGATCAAGCCCTGCGTGACATGGCCCGGGTACTGAAGCCCGGCGGCAAGCTGATGGTGCTGGAATTCTCCAAGCCCACCAATCCGCTGCTGAGCAAAGCCTACGACACCTATTCCTTTACCGCCCTGCCCCTGATGGGCCAGCTGATTGCCGGCGACAGTGAAAGCTACAAGTACCTGGCCGAGTCCATCCGCATGCACCCGGACCAGGACACCCTGAAAGGTATGATGGAACAGGCCGGTCTGGTGAACTGCAAGTACTACAACATGACCGGTGGCATTGTCGCCCTGCACGTGGGAATCAAACCCTGA
- a CDS encoding SCP2 domain-containing protein translates to MFPGPTLLSAASAIVEIALNRALELDTAGRQSLLDALTGPAQFNISAPVPLTWTLERVGERVQVRSQPADAPELVITGRPMAFVALALGDDQVFADNRLGVQGNTALAHQLQRALNQLEPDWEAAMARHLGDLPAHFLGKRIRSAVQWSRHAANAMNANLEEYLHEESRALPGRRELEATFQDIDQLNLRTERLEARLTQLESSGSDNDTETL, encoded by the coding sequence ATGTTCCCCGGCCCGACCCTTTTGTCCGCTGCCAGCGCCATTGTAGAGATCGCGCTGAACCGGGCATTGGAGCTGGACACAGCGGGCCGGCAGTCCCTGCTGGACGCCCTGACCGGGCCGGCACAATTCAACATCAGCGCACCGGTCCCGTTGACCTGGACCCTGGAGCGTGTGGGCGAACGGGTTCAGGTGCGCAGTCAGCCCGCCGATGCCCCCGAGTTGGTCATTACCGGCCGCCCCATGGCCTTTGTTGCCCTCGCCCTGGGCGATGATCAGGTGTTTGCGGACAATCGGCTGGGCGTGCAGGGCAATACCGCCCTGGCCCACCAACTGCAACGTGCCCTGAACCAGCTGGAACCGGACTGGGAAGCAGCCATGGCCCGACACCTTGGCGACCTTCCGGCACATTTTCTGGGCAAGCGCATCCGCAGTGCTGTGCAGTGGAGCCGGCATGCTGCGAATGCCATGAACGCCAATCTGGAAGAGTACCTGCACGAAGAGAGCCGGGCCCTGCCCGGCCGCAGAGAGCTGGAGGCCACCTTCCAGGACATTGACCAGCTCAACCTGCGTACTGAACGCCTGGAAGCCCGGCTGACGCAGCTGGAAAGTTCCGGTAGCGACAACGATACGGAGACCCTGTGA
- the ubiB gene encoding ubiquinone biosynthesis regulatory protein kinase UbiB: MTRLQRLFRIAWVFCRYRLDTFLPLAELPTPLKIFFLLAPWHLFPQPKLSRGDRLRLALEELGPVFVKFGQILSTRRDLLPDDMAESLKQLQDRVPPFPSDQAREIIEKSLGAPVSELFAEFSPDPMASASVAQVHAATLPNGQRVVVKVLRPGIDKVIRQDLGLMYLMAGLLEKYWSEGKRLHPVDVVADYDATIHDELDLQREAANASQLRRNFDNSPLIYIPFIDWDYTRKSVLVMERIHGIPIADVDSLKAAGVNMKVLAEKGVEIFFTQVFRDSFFHADMHPGNIFVDVSNPADPKYIAIDFGIVGTLAPDDQSYLARNLLAFFRRDYRQVAQLHIQSGWVPPDTRVNEFEAAIRTVCEPIFERPLKDISFGHFLLRLFQTARRFNMEVQPQLVLLQKTLLNVEGLGRQLYPDLDLWSTAQPFLEKWMRQRIGPAGLIKSLQTHLPAWLEQSPEMPQLVHDALLQLRSSGPTEEQNRATLELMKEQQQRSDRRWRRGFIAAALAAAALAGTQEQATQLVANAPLWSWALLALAGAVMLRGSR, from the coding sequence GTGACCCGCCTGCAACGCCTGTTCCGAATTGCCTGGGTATTCTGCCGCTACCGGCTGGACACGTTTCTGCCCCTGGCGGAACTGCCCACGCCGCTGAAGATCTTCTTCCTGCTGGCGCCCTGGCACCTGTTCCCCCAGCCCAAACTGAGCCGCGGCGACCGCCTGCGACTGGCGCTGGAGGAACTGGGGCCGGTGTTTGTCAAATTCGGCCAGATTCTCTCCACCCGGCGGGACCTGCTGCCCGACGACATGGCTGAATCCCTGAAACAACTGCAGGATCGGGTGCCGCCGTTCCCCAGCGACCAGGCCCGGGAGATCATCGAGAAATCCCTGGGCGCGCCGGTGTCGGAGCTGTTCGCCGAGTTCAGCCCGGACCCGATGGCCTCGGCCTCCGTGGCCCAGGTACACGCCGCCACCCTGCCCAATGGCCAGAGAGTGGTGGTCAAGGTGCTGCGCCCGGGTATCGACAAGGTGATCCGCCAGGACCTTGGCCTGATGTACCTGATGGCCGGCCTGCTGGAAAAATACTGGTCTGAAGGCAAACGCCTGCACCCGGTAGACGTAGTGGCCGATTACGACGCCACCATCCACGATGAGCTGGACCTGCAGCGCGAAGCCGCCAATGCCAGCCAGTTGCGCCGCAACTTCGACAACTCACCGCTGATCTACATTCCGTTCATCGACTGGGACTATACCCGCAAATCCGTGCTGGTGATGGAGCGCATTCACGGCATACCCATTGCCGACGTAGACAGCCTGAAAGCGGCCGGCGTCAATATGAAAGTGCTGGCCGAAAAAGGCGTGGAGATCTTCTTCACCCAGGTGTTCCGGGACAGCTTCTTTCACGCCGACATGCACCCGGGCAACATCTTTGTCGACGTCTCCAACCCGGCTGACCCGAAGTACATCGCCATCGATTTCGGCATTGTGGGCACCCTGGCGCCAGACGACCAGAGCTACCTGGCCCGTAACCTGCTGGCCTTCTTCCGCCGGGATTACCGCCAGGTGGCCCAGCTGCACATACAGTCCGGCTGGGTGCCGCCGGACACCCGGGTGAATGAATTCGAGGCGGCCATCCGTACCGTGTGCGAGCCAATCTTCGAACGACCACTGAAAGACATCTCCTTCGGCCACTTCCTTCTGCGGTTGTTCCAGACCGCCCGCCGTTTCAATATGGAAGTGCAGCCGCAGCTGGTACTGCTGCAGAAAACCCTGCTGAACGTCGAGGGCCTGGGCCGCCAGCTGTACCCGGACCTGGACCTGTGGAGCACCGCCCAGCCGTTCCTGGAGAAGTGGATGCGCCAGCGCATCGGCCCCGCCGGGCTGATCAAATCGCTGCAAACGCACCTGCCGGCGTGGCTTGAACAGTCGCCAGAGATGCCGCAACTGGTTCATGATGCGCTATTACAGCTTCGAAGCAGCGGCCCCACGGAAGAACAGAATCGGGCTACGCTTGAGTTAATGAAAGAGCAGCAACAGCGCAGCGACCGCCGGTGGCGCCGGGGTTTCATTGCCGCCGCACTCGCCGCCGCAGCCCTGGCGGGCACTCAGGAGCAGGCCACGCAGCTGGTGGCCAATGCGCCACTTTGGAGCTGGGCCTTGCTCGCCCTTGCCGGCGCGGTCATGCTCCGGGGCAGCCGTTAA
- the hisI gene encoding phosphoribosyl-AMP cyclohydrolase gives MQDSPANVVQPDWLNEIRWTEDGLVPAIAQDADNGDILMMAWMNAESLKLTVEEGQAVYWSRSRGKLWRKGESSGHQQVLRDIRLDCDADVILLKVEQKGGIACHTGRRSCFYRTLKDGQWVSAEPVLKDPNAIYGSD, from the coding sequence ATGCAAGATTCCCCCGCTAACGTCGTACAGCCTGACTGGCTCAACGAGATTCGCTGGACAGAAGACGGCCTGGTACCGGCCATCGCCCAGGATGCCGACAACGGCGACATCCTGATGATGGCGTGGATGAATGCCGAGTCACTGAAGCTGACCGTTGAGGAAGGCCAGGCGGTGTACTGGTCCCGATCCCGGGGCAAGCTCTGGCGTAAGGGCGAAAGCTCCGGACACCAGCAGGTACTCCGGGATATCCGGCTCGACTGCGATGCCGACGTCATTTTGCTGAAAGTGGAACAAAAAGGCGGTATTGCCTGCCATACTGGTCGGCGAAGCTGTTTTTACCGGACCCTGAAAGACGGCCAATGGGTCAGCGCCGAGCCGGTGCTGAAAGACCCGAACGCCATCTACGGCAGTGATTGA
- a CDS encoding phosphoribosyl-ATP diphosphatase, translated as MSDVLERLAQVLEARKEADPETSYVASLHAKGLNKILEKVGEECTETLLAAKDAEHSGNTRDVVYETADLWFHSMVMLSRLGLGPKDVIDELASRFDLSGLEEKASRNS; from the coding sequence GTGAGTGATGTACTGGAACGCCTGGCCCAGGTCCTGGAAGCCCGCAAGGAAGCCGACCCGGAAACCTCCTACGTGGCCAGCCTGCACGCCAAGGGGCTGAACAAGATTCTGGAGAAGGTGGGCGAAGAGTGCACCGAAACACTGCTGGCCGCCAAAGACGCCGAACACTCCGGGAACACCCGGGATGTGGTGTACGAAACGGCCGATCTGTGGTTCCACAGCATGGTGATGCTCTCCCGGCTTGGGCTCGGCCCAAAAGATGTGATTGATGAACTGGCCAGTCGTTTCGACCTGTCAGGCCTTGAAGAGAAAGCGTCGCGGAACTCGTAA
- the tatA gene encoding Sec-independent protein translocase subunit TatA — MGISIWQLLIVLGIVILLFGTKKLRNIGSDLGGAIRGFKKSMSDEEEKSADQSTLEGQQAEKTEAPAEEKPREKQS, encoded by the coding sequence ATGGGTATCAGCATCTGGCAACTTTTAATCGTACTCGGCATCGTCATCCTGTTGTTCGGAACCAAGAAACTGCGCAACATCGGCAGTGATCTGGGCGGCGCGATTCGTGGCTTCAAGAAATCCATGAGCGACGAAGAGGAAAAATCCGCCGATCAGAGCACGCTGGAAGGCCAGCAGGCTGAGAAAACTGAGGCCCCGGCCGAAGAGAAGCCCCGGGAAAAGCAAAGCTGA
- the tatB gene encoding Sec-independent protein translocase protein TatB: MFDIGFIELLICGIIALLVLGPERLPTAARAAGRWIGGARRMVGQFTSELDRQLKAEELREELRKAGDVGLDDMEKTVRGALDEAKKYEHMILPDSETRKPRPAPATRRLAGEEGTNQSTAESPQPAPQGDNADQEASGEASSTTPERPSDNRS; the protein is encoded by the coding sequence ATGTTCGACATTGGCTTCATTGAGCTGCTGATCTGCGGCATCATCGCGCTGCTTGTACTTGGGCCTGAGCGCCTGCCTACCGCTGCCCGGGCTGCGGGCCGGTGGATTGGCGGCGCGCGGCGCATGGTGGGCCAGTTCACCTCGGAACTGGATCGCCAGCTCAAGGCAGAAGAGCTGCGGGAAGAGCTCCGCAAGGCCGGTGACGTCGGCCTGGACGACATGGAGAAAACCGTCCGCGGCGCCCTCGATGAAGCCAAGAAATACGAACACATGATCCTGCCAGACAGCGAGACCCGAAAACCGCGGCCCGCACCGGCAACCCGCAGGCTTGCCGGCGAGGAAGGCACGAATCAGTCCACCGCCGAGTCTCCGCAACCCGCTCCGCAAGGCGACAACGCCGATCAGGAAGCCAGCGGTGAGGCCAGCAGCACGACACCAGAGCGGCCATCGGATAATCGTTCATGA